In the genome of Porphyrobacter sp. ULC335, one region contains:
- a CDS encoding VOC family protein, translating to MIGYVTLGTNDLPRAAAFYDALAAQFGVGRMMDTEAFIAWGEWGGAPGIAATLPFDGAPATVGNGVMVALEVKTPDAVHAVYDTAIAHGGTCEGAPGPRGNDGFYAGYFRDPDGNKLNAYCMVAPAEA from the coding sequence ATGATCGGTTACGTCACTCTGGGCACCAATGATCTGCCGCGCGCTGCGGCCTTCTATGACGCGCTGGCCGCGCAGTTCGGCGTGGGGCGGATGATGGATACCGAAGCCTTCATCGCCTGGGGCGAATGGGGCGGCGCGCCGGGAATCGCGGCGACTTTACCTTTCGATGGGGCACCCGCCACGGTCGGCAACGGGGTGATGGTTGCGCTGGAGGTGAAGACCCCCGATGCGGTCCACGCGGTCTACGACACGGCAATCGCCCACGGCGGCACCTGCGAAGGCGCGCCCGGCCCGCGCGGAAATGACGGCTTCTACGCGGGCTATTTCCGCGATCCCGATGGCAACAAGCTCAACGCCTATTGCATGGTCGCGCCAGCCGAAGCTTGA
- a CDS encoding aminopeptidase P family protein — translation MLMQTHEARLAALREELKRRGVDGFVIPISDEHMSEYVGDYAQRLAWLTGFGGSAGFAAVTLDHAAIFVDGRYTVQVREQVDGNLFDYKSVPTDTLSGWLAEVCESGATIAYDPWLHTWAWVEALEKTVAPKGITLVPAASNPLDAVWADQPAPSPAVAIAHDEAMAGRSSADKRAAVADWLIREGHDAVVIPALDSVAWLLNIRGADVAHTPVALSYVIAHKDGSAELFIAPEKVTPELTRHLGNAVTIRDRTAFEGALAGFAGKSVAIDPDFAVVGIAQALRAGGAQFAFKQDPTILAKAIKNPAEQQGHRDAQARDGAAVSKFLRWLEIEAPKGGVDELSAAAKLQAFREEDPGLSDLSFDTISAAAGHAALPHYKVDEDSNIPIPPSSIYLVDSGGQYPGGTTDITRTVWVGPGEPSAEMRDRNTRVLKGHIQLARAVFPQGTAGGQLDVLARQYLWEAGVDYAHGTGHGVGSVLAVHEGPQRIAKPAGGQAGTGQELFAGMILSNEPGYYKQGAFGIRIENLVLVEERTIAGMEGRYLGFETLTFVPLDRKLIEKALLTAEEVAWVDGYHAQVRALLSPRLAGEDLAWVERETQPL, via the coding sequence ATGCTGATGCAGACCCACGAAGCCCGCCTCGCCGCGCTGCGCGAGGAGTTGAAGCGGCGCGGCGTGGATGGCTTCGTCATCCCGATCAGCGATGAACACATGAGCGAATATGTCGGCGACTATGCCCAGCGCCTCGCGTGGCTGACCGGCTTTGGCGGATCGGCGGGCTTTGCGGCGGTGACGCTCGACCACGCGGCGATCTTCGTGGACGGGCGCTACACCGTGCAGGTGCGCGAACAGGTCGACGGGAACCTGTTCGATTACAAGAGCGTCCCCACCGACACGCTGTCAGGCTGGCTTGCCGAAGTGTGCGAAAGCGGCGCGACAATCGCCTATGATCCCTGGCTCCACACCTGGGCCTGGGTGGAGGCGCTGGAAAAGACAGTCGCGCCCAAGGGCATTACACTGGTGCCTGCGGCCAGCAATCCGCTCGACGCGGTATGGGCCGATCAGCCCGCGCCCTCGCCAGCGGTGGCGATTGCCCATGACGAGGCGATGGCAGGCCGTTCCTCGGCGGACAAGCGCGCTGCGGTGGCCGATTGGCTGATCAGGGAAGGTCATGATGCGGTGGTGATCCCCGCGCTCGATTCGGTCGCATGGCTGCTCAACATCCGCGGCGCGGACGTGGCGCATACGCCGGTCGCCCTGTCCTATGTGATCGCGCACAAGGACGGCAGCGCCGAACTGTTCATCGCGCCCGAGAAGGTGACGCCGGAACTCACCCGCCACCTCGGCAATGCGGTGACGATCCGCGACCGTACGGCGTTTGAAGGCGCGCTTGCCGGCTTTGCGGGCAAGAGCGTGGCGATCGATCCCGATTTCGCCGTGGTCGGCATCGCGCAAGCCTTGCGCGCGGGCGGGGCGCAGTTCGCCTTCAAGCAGGATCCGACGATCCTTGCCAAGGCGATCAAGAACCCCGCCGAACAACAAGGCCACCGCGACGCGCAGGCGCGCGACGGCGCGGCGGTGTCGAAGTTCCTGCGCTGGCTGGAGATCGAAGCGCCCAAGGGCGGGGTGGATGAACTTTCCGCCGCGGCGAAGCTTCAGGCCTTCCGCGAGGAAGATCCCGGCCTCAGCGATCTCAGCTTCGACACCATCTCCGCCGCTGCCGGCCACGCCGCACTGCCGCATTACAAGGTGGACGAGGACAGCAATATCCCGATCCCGCCGTCCTCGATCTACCTCGTGGATTCGGGCGGGCAATATCCGGGCGGCACCACCGACATCACCCGCACCGTGTGGGTGGGGCCGGGTGAGCCTTCTGCCGAGATGCGGGATCGCAATACCCGCGTGTTGAAAGGCCATATCCAGCTTGCCCGCGCGGTGTTCCCGCAAGGCACGGCGGGCGGCCAGCTCGATGTGCTGGCGCGGCAATATCTCTGGGAAGCGGGGGTCGATTACGCCCACGGCACCGGCCACGGGGTGGGCAGCGTGCTCGCCGTGCACGAAGGCCCGCAGCGCATTGCCAAGCCTGCGGGCGGGCAGGCCGGGACGGGGCAGGAGCTGTTCGCGGGCATGATCCTCTCCAACGAGCCGGGCTATTACAAGCAAGGCGCCTTCGGCATCCGGATCGAGAACCTCGTGCTGGTGGAAGAGCGCACAATCGCCGGGATGGAAGGCCGCTATCTCGGCTTCGAGACGCTGACCTTCGTGCCGCTGGATCGCAAGCTGATCGAAAAGGCGCTGCTGACCGCCGAGGAAGTGGCGTGGGTGGATGGCTATCACGCGCAAGTGCGCGCGCTGCTTTCGCCGAGGCTTGCGGGCGAGGATCTGGCATGGGTGGAGCGGGAAACGCAGCCACTCTAG
- a CDS encoding S9 family peptidase, with translation MTRPISHLALATSLAFGLAATTSAPAAANTTTREEQSRVTTSSAASTAANTDIKPPVAEKRPHTYTHHGITIEDPYDWLYDKSYPTVDDEDVLNHVKAENAYFEAKMAAQAPLTEALFTEMRARIKEDDSTVPQKDGDYLYWSEFEEGAQYRKHYRKPVAGGEAELLIDENALAEGKEYFSLGAASVSQNGRFLAYSTDTDGSERYTARIKDLQTGELLPDIITNLRSDLIWVANDTALVYGPSTEEWRTLEAKLHVIGTPAESDVTLYKEADQSFSVGTGLTAQEDWLVIAAGDNETSEVRLVPAANPTATPILVKPRKKGVEYSVDVRDGELWVWTNDEHINFRLAKADLKTPGDWQTVIAGSDEFYLTGFDLYKDFFVTEGRLNGLDQIQLRQYAAPSKVTPISFPEPSYTAGLSNNPEYDVSTLRLSYQSMVTPSTVYDYDVKTGGLTTLKTQEIPSGYDASLYVTERVSVQARDGTMVPVSIVMRKDRAAILKKAGIEGPGPLHLYAYGAYGYAIPPGFSTTRLSLVDRGFAYAIAHIRGGDDLGRRWYLQGKMFERTNTFNDFVDAGRGLIAKGYTAEGMVTASGGSAGGELMGAIVNQDPGQYGAIVAHVPFVDVLNTMLNEKLPLTPGEWQEWGNPITSKASFAYMLSYSPYDQVEAKDYPPMLVTAGLNDPRVTYWEPAKWVARLRELKTDDNLLLMKTNMGAGHGGQSGRWNSLKETAEEFAFILWQMGMAPKSEGE, from the coding sequence ATGACCCGACCGATCAGCCACCTGGCCCTTGCCACGTCACTTGCCTTTGGGCTGGCGGCCACCACTTCTGCGCCTGCCGCCGCGAACACCACCACCCGAGAGGAACAGTCCCGCGTGACCACGTCATCCGCCGCTTCCACTGCTGCCAACACTGACATCAAGCCGCCGGTCGCCGAAAAGCGCCCGCACACCTACACGCACCACGGGATCACCATCGAAGACCCCTATGACTGGCTGTACGACAAGTCCTATCCCACGGTGGATGACGAGGATGTGCTGAACCACGTCAAGGCCGAGAACGCCTATTTCGAAGCCAAGATGGCCGCGCAGGCTCCGCTTACCGAAGCGCTGTTCACCGAGATGCGCGCGCGCATCAAGGAAGACGATTCCACCGTGCCGCAGAAGGACGGCGACTACCTCTACTGGAGCGAGTTCGAGGAAGGCGCGCAGTATCGCAAGCATTACCGCAAACCCGTTGCGGGCGGTGAAGCGGAATTGCTGATCGACGAGAACGCGCTCGCCGAAGGGAAGGAATATTTCAGCCTTGGCGCGGCATCGGTCAGCCAGAACGGGCGGTTCCTTGCCTATTCGACCGACACCGACGGGTCCGAACGCTACACCGCGCGGATCAAGGATCTGCAGACCGGCGAGCTGCTGCCCGATATCATCACCAATCTGCGCAGCGATCTCATCTGGGTCGCGAATGATACGGCGCTGGTCTATGGCCCCTCGACCGAGGAATGGCGCACGCTGGAAGCCAAGCTGCACGTGATCGGCACCCCGGCGGAAAGCGACGTCACCCTCTACAAGGAGGCGGACCAGAGCTTCAGCGTCGGCACGGGCCTGACCGCGCAGGAAGACTGGTTGGTGATCGCCGCGGGCGACAACGAGACAAGCGAAGTGCGCCTCGTCCCCGCCGCCAACCCCACCGCAACGCCGATTCTGGTGAAGCCGCGCAAGAAGGGCGTCGAATACAGCGTCGACGTGCGCGACGGCGAGCTGTGGGTGTGGACCAATGACGAACACATCAACTTCCGCCTCGCCAAGGCTGACCTGAAGACGCCGGGTGACTGGCAGACGGTGATCGCGGGGTCGGACGAATTCTATCTGACCGGCTTCGATCTCTACAAGGACTTCTTCGTCACCGAAGGGCGGCTGAACGGGCTCGACCAGATCCAGCTGCGCCAATACGCCGCGCCGTCAAAGGTGACGCCGATCAGCTTCCCCGAACCGAGCTACACGGCGGGCCTTTCCAACAACCCTGAATATGACGTCAGCACGCTGCGGCTCTCCTACCAGAGCATGGTCACGCCGAGCACGGTCTATGACTATGACGTCAAGACCGGCGGGTTGACGACCCTCAAGACGCAGGAAATCCCGAGCGGCTATGACGCCAGCCTCTATGTCACCGAGCGGGTGAGCGTGCAGGCGCGTGACGGGACGATGGTTCCGGTCAGCATCGTGATGCGCAAGGACCGCGCGGCAATCCTGAAGAAGGCCGGGATCGAAGGGCCGGGGCCGCTGCATCTCTATGCCTACGGTGCCTATGGCTATGCGATCCCGCCGGGCTTTTCGACCACGCGGCTGTCGTTGGTGGATCGCGGCTTTGCCTACGCCATCGCGCATATTCGCGGCGGGGATGATCTCGGGCGGCGCTGGTATCTGCAGGGCAAGATGTTCGAACGGACCAACACCTTCAACGACTTCGTGGATGCCGGGCGCGGGTTGATCGCCAAGGGCTACACCGCCGAGGGCATGGTCACCGCCAGCGGCGGTTCGGCCGGCGGCGAGCTGATGGGCGCGATCGTCAATCAGGATCCGGGGCAATACGGCGCGATTGTCGCCCACGTGCCGTTCGTCGATGTGCTGAACACCATGCTCAACGAGAAGCTGCCGCTCACCCCGGGCGAGTGGCAGGAATGGGGCAACCCGATCACCTCGAAGGCATCGTTTGCCTATATGCTGTCCTACTCGCCCTATGATCAGGTCGAGGCGAAGGATTACCCGCCGATGCTGGTGACAGCGGGCCTCAACGATCCGCGCGTGACCTATTGGGAGCCGGCGAAGTGGGTCGCACGCCTGCGCGAGCTCAAGACCGACGACAACCTGCTGCTGATGAAAACCAACATGGGCGCAGGCCACGGCGGGCAATCGGGCCGCTGGAACAGCCTCAAGGAAACCGCGGAGGAATTCGCCTTCATCCTGTGGCAGATGGGGATGGCGCCGAAGAGCGAGGGCGAGTGA
- a CDS encoding acyl-CoA thioesterase has product MTNTFTRTYTALPEHIDELGHVNNTVWVQWIQDMATAHWDSAARPQDRAAFFWVVVRHEIDYRGNIALGESVTATTWIEGPAQGAKSLRRVEFADAAGKRLVSAATTWAMIDRATGRLARVRPEVLEGFL; this is encoded by the coding sequence ATGACCAACACCTTCACCCGCACCTACACCGCGCTCCCCGAGCACATCGACGAGCTTGGCCACGTCAACAATACGGTGTGGGTGCAGTGGATTCAGGACATGGCGACAGCCCACTGGGACAGCGCCGCTCGCCCGCAGGATCGCGCGGCGTTCTTCTGGGTCGTGGTGCGGCACGAGATCGATTATCGCGGCAATATCGCTCTGGGCGAAAGCGTTACCGCGACGACATGGATTGAAGGGCCGGCGCAAGGAGCCAAGTCGCTCCGCCGGGTCGAGTTCGCGGACGCCGCGGGCAAGCGGCTCGTCAGCGCGGCGACCACCTGGGCGATGATTGATCGCGCCACCGGTCGGCTGGCGCGGGTCCGGCCGGAAGTTCTCGAGGGGTTTTTGTAA
- a CDS encoding diguanylate cyclase — translation MAFMRLFYRLGMVAVLLALCVARPAMADDHTVPTFAPACHSATGLTPGVRAMQPRAQWTCDNNEWRSDVPAVWLRFEAESWQGEKLPQHFFSRIARFTSITFHAIDADGETRTRRLTQADGEAFPSGPVFRMPLPEITDKTTVVLARIEAPHSVPLLTEARITHDPGKAEWSQVDMMLLAFVAGMLILPLLFDISFFVVLRERFVVLHAAMVTAMMTYVLTAGGLASAFLNMPIALMAVLAPLSWALGAGISALFLNAFLERGAQSRLMRRVTVATGWFTMIVPGFFALQLDLTQPIDDVGYFLTFLPCIAVMSAAVLEAVLRGSRSARFIAVAWLPIIITSIERLLRGLGWHVGPSSLDQMMYVAIGIEVVVISLAIADRFLALRHERDAALTEAKMLEQISTRDSLTGLMNRRAIEARFDELLVQGFHTFALVDLDRFKAINDLHGHQVGDAALIACASAIRAAGDRDSIAVRLGGEEFVVLLRGPRPLERAEAMRQAIPMRIAKEVPGLDLPVTASMGVVVVNEANRHKMAFAEFYARADALMYEAKASGRNRLAYERLTVFTAAPEGRRDGEDRAA, via the coding sequence ATGGCATTTATGCGCCTCTTCTACCGGCTTGGCATGGTCGCTGTGCTGCTGGCGTTATGCGTTGCCCGCCCGGCAATGGCTGACGACCATACAGTGCCCACCTTCGCACCTGCGTGCCATTCGGCGACCGGGTTGACTCCCGGCGTGCGCGCGATGCAGCCGCGCGCGCAATGGACCTGCGACAACAATGAATGGCGCTCCGATGTGCCTGCGGTGTGGCTGCGGTTCGAGGCCGAAAGCTGGCAGGGCGAGAAGCTCCCGCAGCATTTCTTCAGCCGCATTGCGCGGTTCACATCGATCACCTTCCACGCCATCGATGCCGACGGCGAGACCCGCACGCGCCGCCTGACCCAGGCCGATGGCGAAGCGTTCCCCTCTGGCCCGGTCTTCCGGATGCCGCTGCCCGAAATCACCGACAAGACCACAGTCGTGCTCGCCCGGATCGAGGCACCGCATTCGGTGCCGCTGCTGACCGAAGCGCGGATCACCCATGATCCGGGCAAGGCCGAATGGTCGCAGGTCGACATGATGCTGCTCGCCTTTGTCGCGGGGATGCTGATCCTGCCGCTGCTGTTCGACATCAGCTTCTTCGTGGTGCTGCGCGAACGCTTCGTGGTGCTGCACGCGGCGATGGTCACCGCAATGATGACCTATGTGCTGACGGCGGGCGGACTGGCATCGGCCTTCCTCAACATGCCGATCGCGCTGATGGCGGTGCTCGCGCCGCTTTCCTGGGCGCTGGGCGCGGGGATTTCCGCGCTGTTCCTGAACGCGTTCCTGGAACGCGGGGCGCAGTCGCGGTTGATGCGGCGGGTTACCGTGGCAACCGGTTGGTTCACCATGATCGTGCCCGGGTTCTTCGCCTTGCAGCTCGATCTGACGCAGCCGATCGACGATGTCGGTTACTTCCTTACCTTCCTGCCGTGCATCGCCGTGATGAGCGCGGCGGTGCTTGAAGCAGTGTTGCGCGGCAGCCGTTCGGCGCGGTTCATCGCGGTCGCGTGGTTGCCGATCATCATCACTTCGATCGAACGCCTGCTGCGCGGACTCGGCTGGCATGTCGGCCCCTCCAGCCTCGACCAGATGATGTATGTCGCCATCGGTATCGAGGTGGTGGTGATCAGCCTTGCGATTGCCGACCGCTTCCTGGCGCTGCGGCACGAGCGCGATGCGGCGCTGACCGAAGCGAAGATGCTGGAACAGATTTCGACCCGCGATTCGCTGACCGGCCTGATGAACCGCCGCGCGATCGAGGCGCGGTTTGACGAGCTGCTGGTGCAGGGCTTCCACACCTTCGCGCTTGTCGATCTCGACCGGTTCAAGGCGATCAATGACCTCCACGGCCACCAGGTCGGCGACGCCGCGCTGATCGCCTGCGCCAGCGCGATCCGCGCCGCCGGGGACCGGGATTCGATCGCTGTCCGGCTGGGCGGCGAGGAATTTGTGGTGCTGCTGCGCGGCCCGCGCCCGCTCGAACGGGCCGAGGCGATGCGGCAGGCGATCCCGATGCGGATTGCCAAGGAAGTGCCGGGGCTCGATCTGCCTGTCACCGCCAGCATGGGCGTGGTGGTCGTGAACGAGGCCAACCGCCACAAGATGGCCTTCGCCGAGTTCTATGCCCGCGCCGATGCGCTGATGTACGAAGCCAAGGCAAGCGGCCGCAACCGGCTCGCCTATGAACGCCTCACCGTGTTCACCGCCGCCCCCGAAGGCCGGCGCGACGGCGAGGACCGCGCGGCTTAG
- a CDS encoding substrate-binding domain-containing protein: protein MAYRFTASLKTGAALALAASTLAACDSSGGSDAQSVHAVGSSTVYPFAKLVAENFARSNPDMRSPLIESTGTGNGIQLFCSGVGPNTPDMVNASRRMKASEFDTCVSNKVDEVIELQVGLDGIVFASAKGGIMLNLSPETVYKALAAQPYGKPQTAKTWKDVDPALPADPILVYGPPSTSGTRDALKELILEAGCKADPAMKALKDSDEDKYKQICTEVRDDGAYVDQSEQDNLVVQKIEGNPRVVGIFGYSYLEENLDKVQGLPMNGVQPTYENIAGFSYPGARPLYVYIKKAHMRAIPGLDAYMNEWVKSWGKGGPLAKIGMVAMTPESMTANAAKVQSQPVLTKAELEAK from the coding sequence ATGGCATACCGCTTCACTGCTTCTCTCAAGACCGGCGCCGCTCTGGCGCTTGCCGCTTCGACTCTTGCTGCCTGCGACAGCAGCGGCGGATCGGACGCGCAGTCCGTCCACGCTGTCGGCTCGTCGACGGTCTATCCCTTCGCCAAGCTGGTCGCGGAAAACTTCGCCCGCTCGAACCCGGACATGCGCTCGCCGCTGATCGAATCCACCGGCACGGGCAACGGCATCCAGCTGTTCTGTTCGGGCGTCGGCCCCAACACTCCGGACATGGTCAACGCCTCGCGCCGCATGAAGGCGTCGGAATTCGATACCTGCGTGTCGAACAAGGTCGACGAGGTGATCGAACTCCAGGTCGGGCTCGACGGGATCGTGTTCGCCTCGGCCAAGGGCGGAATCATGCTGAACCTCTCGCCCGAGACGGTTTACAAGGCGCTGGCCGCGCAGCCCTATGGCAAGCCGCAGACCGCCAAGACCTGGAAGGATGTCGATCCGGCGCTCCCCGCCGATCCGATCCTCGTTTACGGCCCGCCCAGCACCTCGGGCACGCGCGATGCGCTCAAGGAACTGATCCTCGAAGCCGGGTGCAAGGCCGATCCGGCGATGAAGGCGCTCAAGGACAGCGACGAGGACAAGTACAAGCAGATCTGCACCGAAGTGCGCGATGACGGCGCCTATGTCGACCAGAGCGAGCAGGACAACCTCGTCGTCCAGAAGATAGAAGGCAACCCGCGCGTGGTGGGCATCTTCGGCTATTCCTACCTCGAAGAGAACCTCGACAAGGTGCAGGGCCTGCCGATGAACGGCGTCCAGCCGACCTACGAGAACATCGCCGGCTTCTCCTACCCCGGTGCGCGGCCGCTGTATGTCTACATCAAGAAGGCGCACATGCGCGCGATCCCCGGTCTCGATGCCTACATGAACGAATGGGTGAAAAGCTGGGGCAAGGGCGGCCCGCTCGCCAAGATCGGCATGGTCGCCATGACGCCCGAATCGATGACGGCCAACGCCGCCAAGGTGCAGAGCCAGCCGGTGCTGACCAAGGCGGAACTCGAAGCCAAGTAA
- a CDS encoding DUF2157 domain-containing protein, with protein MSARKIAQWHDAGLIDAATRDRLLAYETAHARPLVLWAISGIGALAIGLGLVSVIAANWEDIPGLLRLAVHLALIAGMLGVLWWREARLAEDSPWSVEALVFVTAALGLTFFGHLGQVYQTSSPLWQPLAVWLALFAPLLLLMGRSWPTALAVLGGAVWCAWEYVDAVTGYNVTPEPDFDSLMMRLGFITALPVMFAPLAALCRERSARADFWRRLEQLALAYAVAGASFACAFASGGGFVKEVLVSAWWGIAACSAVALVAGFGVLFARRSLSGRMAGAIIVGSGVVLPLAATVNELPAPAALLFMALWAGIAAAALVAQWRGVFQLAVGVIALRLIILSFELAADLLTSGFGLILSGVMILGVAWVAVRVSKRFAPSGEAEA; from the coding sequence ATGAGCGCCCGCAAAATCGCCCAATGGCATGATGCCGGCCTGATCGACGCCGCCACGCGTGATCGTCTGCTTGCCTATGAAACCGCTCACGCGCGCCCGCTGGTGCTGTGGGCGATATCGGGCATTGGCGCGCTGGCGATCGGGCTGGGGCTGGTTTCCGTCATTGCCGCCAACTGGGAGGACATTCCCGGCCTGCTGCGGCTTGCCGTGCACCTGGCGCTGATCGCCGGGATGCTGGGTGTGCTGTGGTGGCGCGAAGCGCGGCTGGCAGAGGATTCGCCGTGGTCGGTCGAGGCGCTGGTGTTCGTCACCGCAGCGTTGGGCCTGACGTTCTTCGGGCATCTCGGGCAGGTCTATCAGACATCTTCGCCGCTGTGGCAGCCGCTCGCCGTGTGGCTTGCGCTGTTCGCGCCGCTGTTGCTGCTGATGGGGCGCAGCTGGCCCACCGCGCTGGCGGTGCTGGGCGGGGCGGTGTGGTGCGCGTGGGAATATGTCGATGCCGTCACCGGTTACAACGTGACGCCCGAGCCTGATTTCGACAGCCTGATGATGCGGCTGGGCTTCATCACTGCTCTGCCGGTAATGTTTGCCCCCCTCGCGGCGCTGTGCAGGGAGCGGAGCGCGCGCGCCGATTTCTGGCGGCGGCTCGAACAGCTGGCGCTCGCCTATGCCGTTGCAGGCGCCTCCTTCGCATGCGCTTTCGCGAGCGGCGGCGGCTTCGTCAAAGAGGTTTTGGTGTCGGCTTGGTGGGGCATCGCCGCATGCAGCGCCGTCGCACTGGTCGCAGGCTTTGGTGTGCTGTTTGCGCGCCGCAGCCTGTCAGGGCGGATGGCGGGCGCAATCATCGTCGGTTCGGGCGTGGTCCTGCCGCTCGCTGCCACAGTCAACGAACTGCCTGCCCCCGCCGCCTTGCTATTCATGGCGCTGTGGGCGGGGATTGCCGCCGCCGCGCTGGTCGCCCAGTGGCGCGGGGTGTTCCAGCTTGCCGTCGGCGTGATCGCGCTGCGGCTCATCATCCTCAGCTTCGAACTTGCCGCCGACCTGCTCACCAGCGGTTTCGGACTGATCCTGTCGGGGGTGATGATCCTCGGCGTGGCATGGGTGGCGGTGCGCGTGTCGAAGCGCTTTGCTCCCTCGGGAGAGGCTGAAGCATGA
- a CDS encoding GDYXXLXY domain-containing protein: protein MIRAARLAAAVLPLVGLAALWAQSDRTYHTGTEWEVPIEGYDPRDYLRGHYVEFSYDWPGIDEQRDNDFAALCLEGQAPRITRVADVEAGTVCANPLRAEGEHVYRWDALTRGRLYIGQDRAAKLEKELRNRDQRGIVTIRQREDGSFTPISIRFRPLTPEEVAERDAQDAETEQRFDPPAIMSSP from the coding sequence ATGATCCGCGCCGCCCGTCTCGCCGCTGCCGTCCTCCCGCTTGTCGGTCTCGCCGCGCTGTGGGCGCAGAGTGACCGCACCTACCACACCGGCACCGAATGGGAGGTTCCGATCGAGGGCTACGACCCGCGCGATTACCTGCGCGGGCACTATGTCGAGTTCAGCTATGACTGGCCGGGGATCGACGAACAAAGAGACAATGATTTCGCGGCGCTATGCCTCGAAGGCCAGGCACCCCGGATCACGCGGGTGGCGGATGTGGAGGCAGGCACCGTCTGCGCCAATCCCCTGCGCGCCGAGGGCGAGCACGTGTATCGGTGGGACGCTCTGACGCGCGGGCGGCTCTATATCGGGCAAGACCGCGCCGCAAAGCTGGAGAAGGAGCTGCGCAATCGTGACCAGCGCGGGATCGTCACCATCCGCCAGCGCGAAGACGGCAGTTTCACGCCGATCAGCATCCGCTTCCGCCCGCTGACGCCCGAGGAAGTTGCCGAGCGTGATGCGCAAGACGCCGAAACCGAGCAGCGTTTCGACCCGCCCGCGATCATGTCCTCTCCCTAG
- a CDS encoding sugar-transfer associated ATP-grasp domain-containing protein: MFNLFRKQPPKYDALSKLRPPPLDHIDEILGINLRNALIQKYNPRHAIERARDKVAAKVALEAAGIACTGTVAVIDDHQKLSSFKPTRDMPDAWAIKPARGSQGDGILLAVRREGNTWYKGSGAPLTEDAVMHHIQKVVDGGFSGDSAAEDAALIEPLIIADPALAKIVPEGLPDLRVISLHYTPLMAMVRLPTIESDGKANLHQRAIGAGIDMVTGKITRAVVKGTPITHHPDTGVPLIGFEIPGWERVLELAAKCGPAVGLGYCGADIVLDVNEGPLVIEVNAHPGIEIQNINQAGLKVRIAATGEDFR, from the coding sequence ATGTTCAATCTGTTTCGCAAGCAACCGCCCAAATACGACGCGCTCAGCAAGCTGCGCCCGCCGCCGCTTGATCACATCGACGAGATCCTCGGGATCAACTTGCGCAATGCCCTGATCCAGAAATACAATCCGCGCCACGCCATCGAGCGCGCGCGCGACAAGGTGGCCGCCAAGGTTGCGCTGGAAGCGGCGGGGATCGCCTGCACCGGCACAGTCGCGGTGATCGACGATCACCAGAAGCTCAGCAGTTTCAAGCCGACCCGCGACATGCCCGATGCCTGGGCGATCAAACCCGCGCGCGGATCGCAGGGTGACGGAATTCTCCTCGCCGTCCGGCGCGAGGGCAACACCTGGTACAAGGGATCGGGCGCGCCTTTGACCGAGGACGCGGTGATGCACCACATCCAGAAGGTGGTCGATGGCGGCTTTTCGGGCGATTCCGCCGCAGAGGACGCCGCGCTGATCGAGCCGCTGATCATCGCCGATCCGGCTCTGGCCAAGATCGTGCCCGAAGGCCTCCCCGATCTGCGCGTCATCAGTCTCCATTACACCCCGCTGATGGCGATGGTGCGGCTGCCGACGATCGAAAGCGACGGCAAGGCCAATCTGCATCAGCGCGCCATCGGGGCCGGGATCGACATGGTCACCGGCAAGATCACCCGCGCGGTGGTGAAAGGCACGCCGATCACGCACCACCCCGATACCGGCGTGCCGCTGATCGGGTTCGAGATTCCGGGCTGGGAGCGGGTGCTGGAACTGGCGGCGAAGTGCGGGCCTGCCGTGGGGCTGGGCTATTGCGGGGCGGACATCGTGCTCGATGTCAACGAAGGTCCGCTGGTGATCGAGGTCAATGCCCACCCGGGCATCGAAATCCAGAACATCAATCAGGCCGGGCTCAAGGTCCGGATTGCGGCGACGGGCGAGGATTTCCGCTAG